Proteins from one uncultured Cohaesibacter sp. genomic window:
- a CDS encoding Lrp/AsnC family transcriptional regulator, producing the protein MIDMDKVNVEILEQLQSDGRLSNAKLAEHLHMSETPCWRRLKKLEESGVIESYQANLNRRKIGLGVMAFVQLRCSDHSQDATREFQRIIEDSPNILSCHNTTGDDDFLLVIVARDLDDYSAFVDSVLRKLPGVASIRSNLSLREMKASSRLPILL; encoded by the coding sequence ATGATTGATATGGACAAAGTGAATGTAGAAATTCTCGAACAGCTCCAGAGCGACGGGCGTCTGTCCAACGCCAAACTCGCAGAGCATCTGCACATGAGCGAAACACCTTGCTGGCGGCGCCTCAAAAAGCTGGAAGAGAGTGGTGTGATCGAGAGTTATCAGGCCAATCTCAATCGCCGGAAAATCGGGCTTGGCGTCATGGCCTTTGTCCAGCTCCGCTGTTCCGATCACAGTCAGGATGCAACACGCGAGTTCCAACGCATCATCGAGGATAGCCCGAATATCCTTTCCTGCCACAACACAACGGGCGATGATGATTTTCTGCTGGTTATTGTCGCCAGGGATCTGGATGATTATAGCGCCTTTGTCGACAGCGTCTTGCGCAAGCTTCCCGGTGTGGCGAGCATACGCTCCAACCTGTCTCTCAGAGAGATGAAGGCGTCCAGCAGACTCCCGATCCTGCTGTGA